The following are encoded together in the Phyllopteryx taeniolatus isolate TA_2022b chromosome 21, UOR_Ptae_1.2, whole genome shotgun sequence genome:
- the ppt1 gene encoding palmitoyl-protein thioesterase 1: MTVVVQWLLLVAPVVLVASRPAQDSTNGTVPLVMWHGMGDSCCNPLSLGAIKKMIQQDIPGIYVLSLMIGKNFVQDTESGFFMDVNEQVSMVCSQLAQDPQLKGGYNAMGFSQGAQFLRAVAQRCPSPPMKTLISVGGQHQGVYGLPRCPGEASHLCDMIRKALNTEAYSDLVQKHLVQAQYWHDPLNDDLYKKHSRFLADINQERVVNETYKKNLQMLDKFVMVKFLQDSVVDPVDSEWFGFLKTGQAKETETLQESVLYKEDRLGLAVMDKAGKLVFLTTEGDHLQFTREWFNANLLPYLR, encoded by the exons ATGACAGTGGTTGTCCAGTGGTTGCTCCTGGTGGCTCCGGTGGTGCTGGTTGCAAGCAGGCCGGCTCAAGACTCCACCAATGGGACAGTACCTCTGGTTATGTGGCATGGGATGG GTGACAGTTGCTGCAACCCGCTCAGCTTGGGGGCGATAAAGAAAATGATCCAGCAGGATATTCCAGGCATTTATGTTCTTTCATTGATGATTGGCAAGAATTTTGTGCAG GACACAGAAAGTGGATTCTTCATGGATGTGAATGAACAGGTGTCCATGGTGTGCAGTCAGCTGGCTCAGGATCCCCAGTTAAAGGGAGGATACAATGCTATGGGATTCTCGCAGGGGGCGCAATTTCT GAGAGCTGTGGCACAGCGATGTCCTTCTCCACCAATGAAGACGCTCATCTCTGTCGGTGGCCAGCACCAAG GTGTGTACGGGCTGCCAAGGTGTCCCGGAGAGGCATCCCACCTCTGTGACATGATCCGAAAGGCCCTCAACACTGAAGCCTACAGTGACCTGGTTCAAAAACA cctgGTGCAGGCCCAGTACTGGCATGACCCTTTAAATGATGACCTTTACAAGAAGCACAGTCGCTTCCTGGCTGATATCAACCAGGAGAGG GTCGTAAACGAGACTTATAAGAAAAATCTTCAGATGCTGGACAAATTTGTCATGGTTAAGTTTCTACAAGATTCTGTGGTGGATCCTGTTGATTCTGAG TGGTTTGGCTTCCTGAAAACGGGTCAAGCCAAAGAGACTGAAACTCTACAGGAGAGTGTTCTCTACAAAGAG GATCGCCTGGGCCTGGCTGTCATGGACAAGGCAGGAAAGCTGGTCTTTCTTACCACAGAAGGAGACCACCTTCAGTTTACCCGAGAATGGTTTAATGCAAACCTGCTGCCCTACTTACGCTAA
- the LOC133471462 gene encoding ras-related GTP-binding protein C-like, which produces MSIQFEEPALTAGYDIVGSFPKSFGYGLEEGDMVESGVSADKPRILLMGRRRSGKSSIQKVVFHKMSPNETLFLESTNKIYKDDISSSSFINFQIWDFPGQVDFCDPTFDSEMIFNGTGALIFVIDAQDDYMEALEKLQVTVSRAYKVNPDINFEVFIHKVDGLSDDHKIETQRDIHQRANDDLADASLEKVHLSFYLTSIYDHSIFEAFSKVVQKLIPQLPTLENLLNIFISHSGIEKAFLFDVVSKIYVATDSSPVDMQSYELCCDMIDVVIDVSCIYGLLDDGSGCAYDKESLAIIKLNNTTVLYLKEVTKFLALVCILREESFERKGLIEYNFHCFRKAIYEVFEVAASTQSAVLKSSNSSSSSLKYAALNGNGV; this is translated from the exons ATGTCTATACAGTTCGAGGAGCCGGCGTTGACTGCGGGTTACGATATCGTAGGCTCGTTTCCCAAAAGTTTCGGTTACGGGCTGGAGGAAGGCGACATGGTGGAGAGCGGCGTGTCAGCTGACAAGCCCAGGATCCTGCTGATGGGGCGGAGGCGCAGCGGAAAGTCGTCCATTCAGAAG gttgtttttcacaaaatgtcACCCAATGAGACTCTGTTTCTGGAGAGCACCAACAAAATCTACAAGGATGACATCTCCAGCAGCTCCTTCATCAACTTCCAGATCTGGGACTTCCCTGGCCAAGTGGACTTCTGCGACCCGACATTCGACAGCGAGATGATCTTCAACGGAACAGGCGCTTTAATCTTTGTCATTGACGCCCAG GATGATTACATGGAGGCTCTTGAAAAGTTGCAGGTGACTGTGTCAAGAGCGTACAAAGTAAATCCTGATATCAACTTTGAGGTTTTCATCCATAAAGTTGATGGTCTCTCTGACGACCACAAAATAGAAACACAAAGAGACATTCATCAGAGGGCCAACGATGACCTAGCAGACGCTAGCCTGGAGAAAGTTCACCTCAG CTTCTATTTGACCAGCATCTACGACCACTCCATATTCGAGGCCTTCAGCAAAGTTGTCCAGAAGCTGATCCCCCAGTTGCCTACTTTGGAGAACCTCCTGAACATCTTCATATCT CATTCTGGGATCGAGAAGGCCTTCCTGTTCGACGTGGTCAGCAAGATTTACGTGGCCACGGACAGCTCTCCTGTGGACATGCAGTCCTACGAGCTCTGCTGCGACATGATCGATGTCGTCATTGACGTCTCCTGCATTTACGG TCTGCTGGATGATGGCAGCGGCTGTGCCTATGACAAGGAGTCCTTGGCCATTATCAAGCTTAACAACACCACCGTGCTTTATTTGAAAGAGGTCACGAAGTTTTTGGCTCTTGTTTGCATCCTCAGAGAGGAGAGTTTCGAGAGGAAAG GTTTAATAGAGTACAATTTCCACTGTTTCCGAAAAGCCATCTATGAGGTGTTTGAAGTCGCTGCCTCCACCCAAAGTGCTGTCCTGAAGAGTTCCAACTCGTCGAGCAGCAGCCTAAAATATGCTGCACTGAATGGGAACGGCGTCTAA
- the LOC133471461 gene encoding adenylyl cyclase-associated protein 1-like: MAELANLVTRLELAVGRLEAMSGPGGSNEGAASGAVSAFVEAFDEIISGPVTQYYTLSQQIGGDVLKHAEMMKQAFSSQRHVIVTSSSAQKPSDTVLNTLLQPMSQVIQQVQAFREQNRTSTHFNHLSAISESVPALGWVAVAPKPGPYVKEMQDAAMFYTNRVLKEYKEKDKTHMDWVRSYLVIWTELQNYIKQYHTTGLSWSKTGPVASASTASAAPPSAPGGCPPPPPPGPPPPPMNLSGSSGHGDSDALNRNALFESINKGADITNSLKHVGEDEKTHKNPSLRAQSAPMRAGPKPFTSSRATACATPTRAAPPVLELEGKKWKVENQEGAQDLVISDTELKQVVYAYKCNSSTLQVKGKLNSITIDNCKKMGLVFDDVVGIVDIINCRDVKVQVIGRVPTISINKTDGCHVFLSKDSLNCEIISAKSSEMNILVPRKDCEFSELPVPEQFKTVWDGEKLVTTSTEIAG; the protein is encoded by the exons ATGGCCGAGCTGGCGAATCTGGTGACGCGGCTGGAGTTGGCCGTAGGCCGTCTGGAGGCAATGTCGGGTCCCGGTGGCAGCAACGAAGGAGCTGCTAGTGGAG CTGTGTCTGCATTCGTTGAGGCCTTTGATGAGATAATCAGCGGTCCTGTGACTCAATATTACACCCTCAGCCAGCAGATAGGGGGCGATGTCCTGAAACAT GCAGAAATGATGAAACAGGCATTCTCCAGTCAGCGACACGTCATTGTAACATCCTCTTCTGCCCAGAAGCCCTCTGAT ACCGTTTTGAACACCCTCCTGCAACCGATGTCCCAAGTCATCCAGCAGGTGCAGGCATTCCGCGAGCAAAACCGCACATCCACACATTTCAACCACCTCTCAGCCATTAGCGAGAGCGTACCTGCCCTTGGATGGGTCGCCGTG GCCCCAAAGCCAGGCCCATATGTTAAAGAGATGCAGGACGCCGCCATGTTCTACACCAACCGTGTGCTCAAGGAGTACAaggaaaa GGACAAGACACACATGGACTGGGTGCGGTCCTATTTGGTAATCTGGACCGAGCTGCAGAATTACATAAAGCAATACCACACCACCGGTCTGTCCTGGAGCAAGACT GGCCCAGTGGCTTCAGCTTCTACAGCCTCTGCGGCCCCCCCAAGCGCACCTGGCGGTTGccctcccccgccccctccAGGGCCGCCGCCTCCTCCCATGAACCTTAGTGGCAGCTCTGGACATGGTGACAGCGATGCCCTCAATCGGAATGCCTTGTTTGAGTCCATCAACAAGGGGGCCGACATCACTAATT CCCTCAAGCATGTTGGTGAAGATGAAAAGACCCACAAGAATCCCAGCCTCAGAGCTCAAAGTGCTCCTATGCGTGCCGGACCAAAGCCCTTCACTTCCTCCCGAGCCACTGCATGTGCCACCCCGACACGCGCAGCTCCTCCCGTTTTGGAGCTGGAAGGCAAGAAGTGGAAAGTG GAGAACCAAGAAGGTGCACAGGACCTGGTGATCAGTGACACTGAGCTCAAACAAGTGGTTTATGCTTACAAGTGTAACAGCAGCACTCTGCAGGTCAAAGGCAAACTCAACTCCATCACTATCG ATAACTGTAAGAAAATGGGCCTGGTGTTTGATGATGTCGTTGGCATTGTTGACATCATAAACTGCAGGGATGTCAAAGTCCAG GTTATAGGTCGGGTTCCCACCATCTCCATCAACAAGACCGATGGCTGCCACGTGTTCCTGAGCAAAGACTCTCTGAACTGTGAGATCATCAGCGCCAAGAGCTCAGAGATGAACATCCTGGTGCCCCGCAAGGATTGCGAATTT TCGGAGTTGCCGGTTCCTGAGCAGTTCAAGACTGTCTGGGATGGCGAAAAGCTCGTTACCACATCAACAGAGATTGCAGGATAG